From a region of the Vallicoccus soli genome:
- a CDS encoding superoxide dismutase family protein: MEHAHEDRGTRHGPHEQGTPRRGLPTRWMAVGLAAAAAATATAVVTGGSAQAERPDARTTLRLADGRAVGTVAFYDDPRLQRTQVRVSLDLPRGVTPLNAFHGFHVHANGDGAGCVADPSAPSSTWFTAVGGHYARPGQPHAYHAGDMPSLLVNRDGTVSMTFTTARFSPEQLEGRAVILHDDEDNFGNVPVGSGADEYRPGPDALAVTRSTGNAGDRIACGVVRR; the protein is encoded by the coding sequence ATGGAGCACGCGCACGAGGACCGCGGGACGCGGCACGGCCCGCACGAGCAGGGCACCCCCCGCCGGGGCCTGCCCACGCGCTGGATGGCGGTCGGGCTCGCGGCGGCGGCCGCCGCCACGGCCACCGCCGTCGTGACGGGCGGCTCCGCGCAGGCGGAGCGGCCCGACGCCCGGACCACCCTGCGCCTGGCCGACGGGCGCGCCGTCGGCACGGTCGCCTTCTACGACGACCCGCGCCTGCAGCGCACCCAGGTCCGGGTGTCGCTGGACCTGCCGCGCGGGGTGACGCCGCTCAACGCCTTCCACGGCTTCCACGTCCACGCCAACGGCGACGGCGCGGGCTGCGTCGCGGACCCGTCGGCGCCGAGCAGCACCTGGTTCACCGCCGTCGGCGGGCACTACGCGCGCCCCGGCCAGCCCCACGCGTACCACGCGGGCGACATGCCCAGCCTGCTCGTCAACCGCGACGGCACCGTGAGCATGACCTTCACGACCGCGCGCTTCTCCCCCGAGCAGCTCGAGGGCCGGGCGGTCATCCTGCACGACGACGAGGACAACTTCGGCAACGTCCCGGTGGGCAGCGGCGCGGACGAGTACCGGCCGGGCCCGGACGCGCTCGCCGTCACGCGCAGCACCGGCAACGCGGGCGACCGCATCGCCTGCGGCGTCGTGCGCCGCTGA
- a CDS encoding DUF3817 domain-containing protein: MTPGAPTTPSRTDRADRGAGVTPGDLLRYRAMAYVTGVLLLVLVLVAMPMKYLGDDGTLVSVVGIAHGWIYILYVLAAGVLCYKARWGLGRSLLVVLAGTVPFASFVAERKVVHALTPAGPARTGAPAA, encoded by the coding sequence GTGACCCCCGGCGCTCCCACGACCCCGTCCCGCACGGACCGCGCCGACCGCGGCGCGGGCGTCACGCCCGGCGACCTGCTGCGCTACCGCGCCATGGCCTACGTCACCGGCGTCCTGCTCCTCGTGCTCGTCCTCGTCGCGATGCCGATGAAGTACCTCGGCGACGACGGCACCCTGGTGAGCGTCGTGGGCATCGCCCACGGCTGGATCTACATCCTCTACGTCCTCGCCGCCGGCGTGCTCTGCTACAAGGCGCGCTGGGGGCTCGGGCGCTCGCTGCTCGTCGTGCTCGCGGGCACCGTGCCCTTCGCCTCGTTCGTCGCCGAGCGCAAGGTCGTCCACGCGCTGACCCCCGCCGGGCCCGCCCGGACCGGGGCGCCCGCCGCCTGA
- a CDS encoding SURF1 family protein, which translates to MLLAPRWLALHALLVVAVTTCAVLGWWQWRAFRAESVAQPVAPAAARPIAEVLGPATPLDGTTAGQRVAVEGTYDPAEQLVVPGRELDGRVGVHVVTPLRTADGVVVVRRGWAPSAQDPAAAVPRGEVRLTGVLHPSEDRALDATRGARPGPGEVPVLTTTELHVALPYAPRELYDGFLELTTQDPPPRLALVTSEPQFASGGAGRWQNLSYVGQWWVFGLAAVGFWLAFVRSALRTRREELEDAAYEEWSRRPDGGRAATG; encoded by the coding sequence GTGCTGCTCGCCCCCCGGTGGCTGGCGCTGCACGCCCTGCTCGTCGTGGCGGTCACCACCTGCGCGGTCCTTGGCTGGTGGCAGTGGCGGGCGTTCCGCGCCGAGTCCGTCGCGCAGCCGGTGGCCCCCGCGGCGGCCCGACCGATCGCCGAGGTGCTCGGCCCGGCGACGCCGCTCGACGGCACGACGGCCGGGCAGCGGGTCGCCGTCGAGGGGACGTACGACCCCGCGGAGCAGCTGGTGGTCCCCGGCCGGGAGCTCGACGGCCGCGTCGGCGTGCACGTCGTGACCCCCCTGCGGACCGCGGACGGCGTCGTCGTGGTCCGCCGCGGCTGGGCCCCGTCGGCGCAGGACCCCGCGGCCGCGGTGCCGCGCGGCGAGGTCCGCCTCACCGGGGTGCTGCACCCCAGCGAGGACCGCGCGCTCGACGCCACCCGCGGCGCGCGCCCGGGACCGGGCGAGGTGCCGGTGCTCACGACGACCGAGCTGCACGTCGCGCTGCCGTACGCGCCGCGCGAGCTCTACGACGGCTTCCTCGAGCTGACGACGCAGGACCCGCCGCCGCGGCTCGCGCTGGTGACGAGCGAGCCGCAGTTCGCCTCGGGCGGGGCCGGGCGCTGGCAGAACCTGTCGTACGTCGGCCAGTGGTGGGTCTTCGGGCTCGCGGCGGTCGGCTTCTGGCTCGCCTTCGTGCGCAGCGCCCTGCGCACGCGGCGCGAGGAGCTGGAGGATGCCGCGTACGAGGAGTGGTCGCGCCGGCCCGACGGGGGCCGGGCCGCCACCGGCTGA
- a CDS encoding alpha/beta hydrolase, whose amino-acid sequence MAGSRGVTRRALLTGGAGLLVGGAAVVGADAATGGRLRGRVARELADEGPAGVVPDVPQGRVRLERVRSRARGREVGLWTAAPHGHGDGAGLPVVLVLHGASATTADLERFGFARFLTAAVRDGAPPFVLAGADGGRTRWEGDGAADDPQRMLAEELPGWCAERGFDAGRAAAYGWSMGGYGALRALALRPGGLRAVAALSPAVARDDALLEEAATLDGRRVGLWCGTADPLLPAVQELAERVGGGGPAVAAWAPGAHRRRYWDRVTPDALRFLAAALAVG is encoded by the coding sequence GTGGCGGGGTCGAGGGGGGTGACGCGGCGCGCGCTGCTCACCGGGGGCGCGGGGCTGCTCGTCGGGGGCGCCGCGGTGGTGGGCGCGGACGCCGCGACGGGCGGGCGGCTGCGCGGGCGGGTCGCCCGCGAGCTGGCCGACGAGGGCCCGGCGGGCGTCGTGCCGGACGTGCCGCAGGGCCGGGTGCGCCTCGAGCGGGTGCGCTCGCGCGCCCGCGGGCGCGAGGTCGGCCTCTGGACCGCGGCGCCCCACGGGCACGGCGACGGCGCGGGGCTGCCGGTCGTCCTCGTGCTGCACGGCGCGAGCGCCACGACCGCCGACCTCGAGCGCTTCGGCTTCGCCCGGTTCCTCACCGCGGCCGTCCGCGACGGGGCGCCGCCGTTCGTCCTCGCCGGCGCCGACGGCGGGCGCACCCGGTGGGAGGGCGACGGCGCCGCGGACGACCCGCAGCGCATGCTCGCCGAGGAGCTCCCCGGGTGGTGCGCGGAGCGCGGCTTCGACGCGGGGCGGGCCGCGGCCTACGGCTGGTCGATGGGCGGGTACGGCGCGCTGCGCGCCCTCGCCCTGCGCCCGGGCGGGCTGCGCGCCGTCGCGGCCCTGAGCCCGGCCGTCGCGCGGGACGACGCCCTGCTCGAGGAGGCCGCGACGCTCGACGGCCGGCGGGTCGGGCTGTGGTGCGGCACCGCCGACCCGCTGCTGCCGGCGGTGCAGGAGCTCGCGGAGCGCGTCGGCGGGGGCGGACCGGCCGTCGCCGCCTGGGCGCCGGGCGCGCACCGGCGCCGCTACTGGGACCGGGTCACGCCCGACGCGCTGCGGTTCCTCGCCGCCGCGCTGGCCGTCGGCTGA
- a CDS encoding acyl-ACP desaturase encodes MAGWTQTQLLHELEPVVEVELERHLKVAKEWMPHEYIPWTEGRNFDGVLDGMPWDVTQSKLSETARTALVVNLLTEDNLPSYHREIYESFGADGAWGTWVGRWTAEEGRHGMAIRDYLLTTRAVDPVALERERMVHMTQGFESSFDVDMLHTVAYVSFQELATRISHRNTGKFSADPFCDQLLARIAVDENLHMVFYRNLMEKALELAPDETMKAIWDVVSDFQMPGSTIEGFTRRSVQIAMAGIYDLRIHHDEVLMPVLRKWKVFEREGLSGEGEKARQQLAEFMQGLDRNAQRFEDKRAAYRARQAARGQG; translated from the coding sequence ATGGCCGGTTGGACGCAGACCCAGCTCCTGCACGAGCTCGAGCCCGTCGTGGAGGTCGAGCTCGAGCGCCACCTCAAGGTGGCCAAGGAGTGGATGCCCCACGAGTACATCCCGTGGACGGAGGGCCGGAACTTCGACGGGGTGCTCGACGGGATGCCGTGGGACGTCACGCAGTCGAAGCTGTCCGAGACCGCCCGCACGGCGCTCGTGGTCAACCTCCTCACCGAGGACAACCTCCCGAGCTACCACCGCGAGATCTACGAGTCCTTCGGCGCCGACGGCGCGTGGGGCACCTGGGTCGGCCGCTGGACGGCGGAGGAGGGCCGGCACGGCATGGCCATCCGCGACTACCTGCTCACCACGCGGGCCGTCGACCCGGTGGCGCTCGAGCGCGAGCGCATGGTGCACATGACGCAGGGCTTCGAGAGCTCCTTCGACGTCGACATGCTGCACACGGTCGCCTACGTCTCCTTCCAGGAGCTCGCGACCCGCATCTCGCACCGCAACACCGGCAAGTTCAGCGCCGACCCGTTCTGCGACCAGCTCCTCGCGCGCATCGCGGTCGACGAGAACCTGCACATGGTCTTCTACCGGAACCTCATGGAGAAGGCGCTCGAGCTGGCGCCCGACGAGACCATGAAGGCCATCTGGGACGTCGTCTCGGACTTCCAGATGCCCGGCAGCACGATCGAGGGCTTCACCCGCCGCTCGGTGCAGATCGCCATGGCGGGCATCTACGACCTGCGCATCCACCACGACGAGGTGCTGATGCCGGTCCTGCGCAAGTGGAAGGTCTTCGAGCGCGAGGGCCTGTCCGGCGAGGGCGAGAAGGCGCGCCAGCAGCTCGCCGAGTTCATGCAGGGCCTCGACCGCAACGCGCAGCGCTTCGAGGACAAGCGCGCGGCGTACCGCGCCCGGCAGGCGGCCCGCGGGCAGGGCTGA
- the arfB gene encoding alternative ribosome rescue aminoacyl-tRNA hydrolase ArfB, protein MDQDDVRVRGGLVVPARELRWRFSRASGPGGQSVNTSDSRVELSYDLARSPALPPVLRERALRALAGRLAGGVLTVAASEHRSQLRNREAARERLAALLREALAPPPRARRPTRPGRGAVERRLQDKRARSRTKDLRRRRAGEE, encoded by the coding sequence GTGGACCAGGACGACGTACGCGTGCGGGGCGGGCTCGTCGTGCCCGCCCGCGAGCTGCGCTGGCGGTTCTCCCGCGCGTCCGGCCCCGGCGGGCAGTCGGTCAACACCTCGGACTCGCGGGTCGAGCTCTCGTACGACCTCGCCCGCTCCCCCGCGCTGCCGCCGGTCCTGCGCGAGCGGGCCCTGCGGGCGCTCGCGGGCCGGCTGGCCGGCGGCGTCCTCACCGTCGCCGCCTCCGAGCACCGGTCGCAGCTGCGCAACCGCGAGGCCGCGCGCGAGCGGCTCGCGGCGCTGCTGCGCGAGGCCTTGGCGCCGCCGCCGCGGGCGCGGCGCCCCACCCGGCCGGGCCGCGGCGCGGTGGAGCGGCGCCTGCAGGACAAGCGCGCGCGCTCGCGCACGAAGGACCTGCGCCGCCGTCGCGCGGGCGAGGAGTAG
- a CDS encoding NAD(P)/FAD-dependent oxidoreductase, with translation MPSTALPPSAAPRNGAVSFWYAATGLPPRRAPLPGPREADVCIVGGGYTGLWTAYYLLRADPALRVVVLEREFCGYGASGRNGGWVTAALAGTRTRFAATHGREGVVALQRAMEATVDEVLRVAREEGVDCDAVKGGELTVARTPAQLARLRAAVAEDHAWGATDHVLLDADETARRVRVEGALGGSWTPHCARVQPAKLVRGLAAVVEGLGAAVHESTPVTRVEPGRAVTPYGDVVAPVVLRATEGFTARLPGLRRTWLPMNSSMVVTAPLGDARWAAIGWDGCETLGDAAHAYVYAQRTADGRIALGGRGVPYRYASRTDADGATPATTVRQLQGVLARMFPAAADVPLEHAWSGVLAVPRDWCSTAGLDPRTGLGWAGGYVGHGVATANLAGRTLRDLALAHLGGGPAGTALTRLPWVGRRVRGWEPEPLRWLGVQALYAAYRSADRLEEARGGSTSTVARVADVVSGRH, from the coding sequence GTGCCGTCGACCGCCCTGCCGCCGAGCGCCGCGCCGCGCAACGGCGCCGTCTCCTTCTGGTACGCCGCGACCGGCCTCCCGCCACGCCGGGCGCCGCTGCCGGGCCCGCGCGAGGCCGACGTGTGCATCGTCGGCGGGGGCTACACCGGGCTGTGGACGGCGTACTACCTGCTGCGCGCGGACCCTGCGCTGCGCGTCGTGGTCCTCGAGCGCGAGTTCTGCGGGTACGGCGCCTCGGGCCGCAACGGCGGCTGGGTCACCGCGGCGCTGGCCGGCACCCGCACCCGCTTCGCGGCGACGCACGGGCGCGAGGGAGTGGTCGCCCTGCAGCGGGCCATGGAGGCCACGGTCGACGAGGTGCTGCGGGTCGCGCGCGAGGAGGGCGTCGACTGCGACGCGGTCAAGGGCGGGGAGCTCACGGTGGCGCGGACCCCCGCGCAGCTCGCGCGGCTGCGGGCGGCGGTGGCCGAGGACCACGCCTGGGGCGCCACCGACCACGTCCTGCTCGACGCCGACGAGACCGCCCGCCGCGTGCGCGTCGAGGGCGCGCTCGGCGGCTCGTGGACGCCGCACTGCGCGCGGGTGCAGCCGGCGAAGCTCGTGCGCGGCCTCGCCGCGGTCGTCGAGGGCCTCGGCGCGGCGGTGCACGAGTCGACGCCCGTGACGCGGGTCGAGCCGGGGCGGGCCGTGACCCCGTACGGCGACGTCGTCGCCCCCGTCGTCCTGCGCGCCACCGAGGGCTTCACCGCGCGGCTGCCCGGGCTGCGCCGCACCTGGCTGCCCATGAACTCCTCGATGGTGGTCACCGCGCCGCTGGGCGACGCCCGGTGGGCCGCGATCGGGTGGGACGGCTGCGAGACCCTCGGCGACGCCGCCCACGCGTACGTCTACGCCCAGCGCACGGCCGACGGGCGGATCGCGCTCGGCGGGCGCGGGGTGCCGTACCGGTACGCCAGCCGGACGGACGCCGACGGGGCGACGCCCGCCACGACCGTGCGCCAGCTGCAGGGGGTGCTCGCGCGGATGTTCCCCGCCGCCGCGGACGTGCCGCTCGAGCACGCCTGGTCCGGGGTGCTCGCCGTGCCCCGCGACTGGTGCTCTACGGCCGGCCTCGACCCGCGCACCGGCCTCGGCTGGGCCGGCGGCTACGTCGGGCACGGCGTCGCCACCGCCAACCTCGCCGGGCGCACCCTGCGCGACCTCGCGCTCGCGCACCTCGGCGGCGGCCCGGCGGGCACCGCGCTGACCCGCCTGCCCTGGGTGGGCCGGCGGGTCCGCGGCTGGGAGCCGGAGCCGCTGCGGTGGCTCGGGGTTCAGGCGCTGTACGCGGCGTACCGCTCGGCCGACCGGCTCGAGGAGGCCAGGGGCGGCTCCACGTCGACCGTGGCGAGGGTCGCCGACGTCGTCTCCGGGCGGCACTGA
- a CDS encoding SemiSWEET family transporter, which produces MLPPLDLPVALPALPPLVPVLGTLASALSMTCGLPQLWRTCGRGEVAGLPPARFWLGVAMSACWLVYGVVTLDPAQLVTNAVVGAMGVAQLVALLRLSAEARETASSYASGLAAWLGLVGAAAVSGGAGAVGLLGAVVGVGSTLPQLLHLLRERGADVSGISLPGLVATVACAATWAAYGALRGEAAVCVPAALQTGVHLWTLSLVAAARRAAQCRPETTSATLATVDVEPPLASSSRSAERYAAYSA; this is translated from the coding sequence GTGCTGCCCCCGCTCGACCTGCCCGTCGCCCTGCCCGCCCTCCCGCCGCTCGTCCCGGTCCTGGGCACCCTCGCGTCGGCGCTGAGCATGACGTGCGGGCTGCCGCAGCTGTGGCGCACGTGCGGGCGCGGCGAGGTCGCGGGGCTGCCGCCGGCGCGGTTCTGGCTGGGCGTCGCGATGAGCGCGTGCTGGCTGGTCTACGGGGTGGTGACCCTCGACCCGGCGCAGCTCGTCACCAACGCCGTCGTCGGCGCGATGGGCGTCGCGCAGCTCGTCGCGCTGCTCCGGCTCTCGGCCGAGGCGCGCGAGACCGCGTCGTCGTACGCGTCCGGCCTGGCCGCCTGGCTGGGGCTCGTCGGCGCGGCCGCGGTGTCGGGCGGGGCGGGTGCCGTCGGCCTGCTCGGCGCCGTCGTCGGCGTGGGCAGCACCCTGCCGCAGCTGCTCCACCTGCTGCGCGAGCGCGGGGCGGACGTCAGCGGCATCTCCCTGCCGGGCCTCGTGGCCACGGTGGCGTGCGCGGCGACCTGGGCGGCGTACGGCGCCCTGCGCGGGGAGGCCGCGGTCTGCGTGCCGGCCGCGCTGCAGACGGGCGTGCACCTGTGGACGCTGTCGCTGGTGGCGGCCGCCCGCCGGGCGGCTCAGTGCCGCCCGGAGACGACGTCGGCGACCCTCGCCACGGTCGACGTGGAGCCGCCCCTGGCCTCCTCGAGCCGGTCGGCCGAGCGGTACGCCGCGTACAGCGCCTGA
- a CDS encoding DUF5302 domain-containing protein gives MSTEPTAPAEQVPDPAPAAQGASEPGGAPTPPAQGASGGDDVRRRFEEALERKRHRHGGGAGEEGARRGGAPHASTGPARQQRQFRRKSG, from the coding sequence ATGAGCACCGAGCCGACCGCCCCCGCCGAGCAGGTCCCCGACCCGGCGCCGGCCGCCCAGGGCGCGAGCGAGCCCGGCGGCGCCCCCACGCCGCCCGCGCAGGGCGCGTCGGGCGGGGACGACGTGCGCCGGCGCTTCGAGGAGGCCCTCGAGCGCAAGCGCCACCGCCACGGCGGGGGCGCCGGCGAGGAGGGTGCCCGCCGCGGCGGCGCGCCGCACGCCTCGACCGGCCCGGCGCGCCAGCAGCGCCAGTTCCGGCGCAAGAGCGGCTGA
- the uraD gene encoding 2-oxo-4-hydroxy-4-carboxy-5-ureidoimidazoline decarboxylase yields MDVDALPEPAVRALNAEDRARVVDLLLTCCAAPAWAAAVADRRPYASAEHLLSTARAELEALPEDEVDRALAAHPRLGEVPPGSAGALARAEQAGVAGSDPQARALLARAVERYEQRFGHRFLVHATGRGAAELVGVAKLRTTNAPAFERQVVRRELGEVTLQRLRGLLRVG; encoded by the coding sequence GTGGACGTCGACGCCCTGCCCGAGCCCGCGGTCCGCGCGCTCAACGCCGAGGACCGCGCCCGGGTGGTGGACCTGCTCCTCACCTGCTGCGCCGCCCCGGCCTGGGCGGCGGCGGTGGCGGACCGGCGCCCGTACGCCTCCGCGGAGCACCTGCTCTCCACCGCGCGCGCGGAGCTGGAAGCCCTGCCCGAGGACGAGGTGGACCGTGCCCTCGCCGCGCACCCGCGCCTCGGCGAGGTGCCCCCCGGGTCGGCCGGGGCGCTGGCCCGCGCCGAGCAGGCCGGCGTGGCGGGGTCCGACCCGCAGGCGCGCGCGCTGCTGGCGCGGGCCGTGGAGCGCTACGAGCAGCGCTTCGGCCACCGGTTCCTCGTGCACGCCACGGGGCGCGGGGCGGCCGAGCTGGTCGGCGTCGCGAAGCTGCGCACGACGAACGCCCCGGCCTTCGAGCGGCAGGTGGTGCGCCGCGAGCTCGGCGAGGTCACGCTCCAGCGCCTGCGCGGGCTGCTGCGGGTCGGCTGA
- a CDS encoding YbhB/YbcL family Raf kinase inhibitor-like protein, giving the protein MSLDRPRAEDPYAKLPAVPSFQVVSDDLVDGAPMPLDHVDDAAGGGGVSPHLRWSGAPEGTRSYAVTCFDPDAPTPSGYWHWCVVDLPATTTELARGADADLPAPAYGVRNDGGDVTYQGAAPPPGDVPHRYYYVVHAVDVAELGPGRDPSPAVVSFNLAFHTLARAVLVATHQQPAQG; this is encoded by the coding sequence ATGAGCCTCGACCGTCCTCGTGCGGAGGACCCGTACGCCAAGCTGCCCGCGGTCCCGTCGTTCCAGGTCGTCAGCGACGACCTGGTCGACGGGGCCCCGATGCCCCTCGACCACGTCGACGACGCCGCCGGCGGCGGGGGCGTCTCTCCGCACCTGCGCTGGAGCGGGGCGCCCGAGGGCACGCGCAGCTACGCCGTCACGTGCTTCGACCCCGACGCGCCGACGCCGTCGGGCTACTGGCACTGGTGCGTCGTCGACCTGCCGGCCACCACGACCGAGCTGGCGCGCGGCGCCGACGCCGACCTGCCCGCGCCGGCGTACGGGGTCCGCAACGACGGCGGGGACGTGACCTACCAGGGCGCGGCCCCGCCGCCGGGGGACGTGCCGCACCGCTACTACTACGTCGTGCACGCCGTCGACGTCGCCGAGCTCGGCCCCGGCCGCGACCCGAGCCCGGCCGTCGTGTCGTTCAACCTGGCGTTCCACACGCTCGCCCGGGCCGTGCTCGTCGCGACGCACCAGCAGCCCGCGCAGGGCTGA
- a CDS encoding ABC transporter substrate-binding protein, giving the protein MNLTRRGVLAALAASALALSACGDSDDALQGGSGTTDGGTSAAGTITVGSANFPENVLLAEMYAGVLEAAGVTVEKELNIGAREVYIPALQDGSIDLIPEYNGALLTYFAEGDVEATDSESVYRELQEALPEGLTLLEQSEAEDKDTLSVTAETAERYGLETIADLAPVAGDLVVGAGPEFRTRRQGLVGLEEVYGVTFGQFRPLDVGGPLTVGALKDGEVDVANIFSTDSSIETNGFVTLEDPENLFLAENVVPVISSDKVTPEVEEALNGLSAALTTEKLTTELAKVQVDKQPAEQVAQEFLEAEGLL; this is encoded by the coding sequence ATGAACCTCACCCGCCGGGGCGTCCTCGCCGCCCTCGCCGCCTCCGCCCTCGCGCTCAGCGCGTGCGGCGACTCCGACGACGCCCTGCAGGGCGGCAGCGGCACCACCGACGGCGGGACGTCCGCCGCCGGCACCATCACCGTCGGCTCGGCGAACTTCCCCGAGAACGTCCTCCTCGCCGAGATGTACGCCGGCGTGCTCGAGGCCGCCGGCGTCACCGTCGAGAAGGAGCTCAACATCGGCGCGCGGGAGGTCTACATCCCCGCGCTGCAGGACGGGTCCATCGACCTCATCCCCGAGTACAACGGCGCGCTGCTCACCTACTTCGCCGAGGGCGACGTCGAGGCGACGGACTCCGAGAGCGTCTACCGGGAGCTGCAGGAGGCGCTGCCGGAGGGGCTGACGCTCCTCGAGCAGTCCGAGGCCGAGGACAAGGACACCCTCTCGGTGACCGCGGAGACCGCGGAGCGGTACGGCCTGGAGACCATCGCCGACCTCGCGCCGGTCGCCGGGGACCTCGTCGTCGGCGCGGGGCCCGAGTTCCGCACCCGCCGCCAGGGCCTCGTCGGCCTGGAGGAGGTGTACGGCGTGACCTTCGGCCAGTTCCGCCCGCTCGACGTCGGCGGCCCGCTGACCGTCGGCGCGCTCAAGGACGGCGAGGTGGACGTGGCCAACATCTTCTCGACCGACTCGTCGATCGAGACCAACGGCTTCGTCACCCTCGAGGACCCGGAGAACCTGTTCCTCGCCGAGAACGTCGTCCCCGTCATCAGCTCGGACAAGGTGACCCCCGAGGTCGAGGAGGCGCTCAACGGGCTGTCCGCGGCGCTGACCACGGAGAAGCTCACCACCGAGCTGGCCAAGGTCCAGGTCGACAAGCAGCCGGCCGAGCAGGTGGCGCAGGAGTTCCTCGAGGCCGAGGGCCTGCTCTGA
- a CDS encoding ABC transporter permease, with protein sequence MSLAGDVVAFLADGANWSLDDPYDVPNRLVEHLQYTGIALGLGALVAVPLGLWIGHTGRFAFLAINAGNAGRSLPTLGLLTLVVTLVGLGLTPVVVALVVLAVPPLLTGTYAGVRAVDRAAVDAARGQGMTERQVLLGVEVPMALPLIMGGLRAATLQVVSTATVAAYVALGGFGRFLVDGLAVQDYPQMVAGAVLVAALAILLDLLLAGVQRAVVSPGVSGRAAAARPRPRKATA encoded by the coding sequence GTGAGCCTCGCCGGCGACGTCGTCGCCTTCCTCGCCGACGGGGCCAACTGGAGCCTCGACGACCCGTACGACGTGCCGAACCGGCTGGTCGAGCACCTGCAGTACACCGGCATCGCGCTCGGGCTCGGCGCGCTCGTCGCCGTCCCGCTGGGCCTGTGGATCGGGCACACCGGCCGGTTCGCGTTCCTGGCGATCAACGCCGGCAACGCGGGCCGCTCGCTGCCGACGCTGGGCCTGCTGACGCTCGTCGTCACCCTCGTCGGGCTGGGGCTCACCCCGGTCGTCGTCGCGCTCGTCGTGCTGGCCGTGCCCCCGCTGCTCACCGGCACCTACGCCGGGGTGCGCGCCGTCGACCGCGCGGCGGTGGACGCCGCGCGCGGGCAGGGCATGACCGAGCGCCAGGTGCTGCTGGGCGTCGAGGTGCCCATGGCGCTGCCCCTCATCATGGGCGGTCTGCGCGCCGCCACCCTCCAGGTGGTGTCCACCGCCACCGTCGCGGCGTACGTCGCCCTCGGCGGCTTCGGCCGCTTCCTCGTCGACGGCCTCGCCGTGCAGGACTACCCGCAGATGGTCGCGGGCGCGGTCCTCGTCGCGGCCCTCGCGATCCTGCTCGACCTCCTCCTCGCCGGCGTCCAGCGCGCCGTCGTGTCCCCCGGCGTGAGCGGCCGAGCGGCCGCCGCGCGACCCCGTCCACGGAAGGCGACCGCATGA
- a CDS encoding ABC transporter permease yields the protein MSGLADYLRQNEDAVLAALREHLELALLPVVVGLLLAVPVGALAHRYRLLRPPLLGVTSVLYAVPSLALFVVLPGILGTRILDPVNIVVALSVYTFALLVRTVVDGLGSVPPAVTAAATAVGYRRGRRLLQVELPVALPVVLAGLRVATVSNVSLVSVGALLGVGGLGELFTSGFQLDYTPPIVVGIVLSVALALLLDTAIVLAQRALTPWVRAGEAR from the coding sequence GTGAGCGGGCTCGCGGACTACCTCCGGCAGAACGAGGACGCCGTGCTCGCGGCGCTGCGCGAGCACCTCGAGCTCGCGCTGCTCCCGGTCGTCGTCGGGCTGCTGCTCGCCGTGCCCGTGGGGGCGCTGGCGCACCGCTACCGCCTGCTCCGCCCGCCGCTGCTCGGCGTGACGAGCGTGCTCTACGCCGTGCCCTCGCTGGCGCTCTTCGTCGTGCTGCCGGGCATCCTCGGCACCCGGATCCTCGACCCGGTCAACATCGTCGTCGCGCTCAGCGTCTACACGTTCGCGCTGCTCGTGCGCACCGTCGTGGACGGGCTGGGCAGCGTGCCCCCCGCGGTCACCGCCGCGGCCACCGCGGTCGGCTACCGGCGGGGCAGGCGGCTGCTGCAGGTGGAGCTGCCGGTCGCGCTGCCCGTCGTGCTGGCCGGGCTGCGCGTGGCGACGGTGTCCAACGTGTCGCTCGTCAGCGTCGGCGCGCTGCTCGGGGTCGGCGGCCTCGGCGAGCTCTTCACCTCGGGCTTCCAGCTCGACTACACCCCGCCGATCGTCGTGGGCATCGTGCTCTCGGTGGCGCTGGCCCTCCTGCTCGACACCGCGATCGTCCTCGCGCAGCGCGCGCTCACCCCGTGGGTGCGCGCGGGGGAGGCGCGGTGA